DNA sequence from the Candidatus Thermoplasmatota archaeon genome:
TATTTTCTTCTTGGCATTTCAATATAGAATAAAGTTCGCGCTTCAAAAACCTTATTCTTTAAAAACACATTTCGTATAATTATGCTGATAGGCATTGTTGGCAAGCCCAACGTCGGCAAGTCTACTTTCTTTTCAGCTTGCAGTTTAGCAAAAGCGGAAATTGCAAGCTATCCTTTTACTACGATAAAGCCAAATCGTGGCGTTGCATGGGTAAGAGCAAAATGCCCTCACGCGGATTTTAATGTGCAGTGCAATCCCAAGAATTCTAAATGCAAAAATAATATTAGATACATACCTGTAGAAATTATAGATGTTGCTGGCTTAGTGCCTGGTGCTCATAAAGGAAGAGGCTTGGGCAATAAATTCCTAGATGATTTAAGGCAAGCCGATGCTTTAATACATATAGTAGATGCAGCTGGAGCTACTGATTTTGAAGGCAATATATGCGCTGTCGGCACTCACAATCCATTAGACGATGTGCTGTTTTTAGAAGAGGAGATAGCTCATTGGCTTAAAGGAATTATAGCTAAAGATTGGAAAAAGTTTGCTCGCGAGGCTGAAAGCGCTCAAGAAAAACCTGAGAGTGTGCTTAGCAAAAGACTTACCGGGCTTGGAATAACTGAGCATGATATAAAGAGAGCGCTTCAGAGCACACCAACTTCTGAGAAGCTGAAAGATTGGAATGATAACGACTTAATTAATTTTGCAAAACATTTGCAAAAAGTAAGCAAGCCCATAATTATTTGTGCTAATAAATGCGATATAGCGCCTGACAGTAATTTAGATAAGCTAAAAAAGCTCGATCGCTTAGTAATTCCAGCTAGTGCAGAGAGCGAGCTTGCGCTAAGAAGGGCTGCGGAATCAAAGCTTATAGACTACGAGCCTGGAAGCAGTGAAATTAAAATCTCAGCGCCTGAAAAACTTACTGACAGACAAAGAAAGGGGTTGGAATTTATTAAAAAAGTATTAGAGAAGTTCGGCACATCCGGCGTACAAGAGTGCATAGAGCAAGCTGTTTTCAAAATGCTCGACTATATTGTAGTATATCCTGTAGAAGATGAGAATAAACTTACAGATAAAGATGGCAATGTATTGCCAGATGCTTATTTAATGAAAAGAGGCTCTACTGCTAGAGAGCTAGCTTATAAAGTGCATACAGAGCTTGGAGATAAGTTTATTCGCGCGATCAACGCAAGAGTCAAGCGCGTCGTTGGCGCTGATTACGAGCTGCATGATGGCGATGTGATAAAGATAATTGCCGCCATTTGATTTTTTTTCAAGCTTGTGATTTTTTTTTGTCTGCTTTTTTTCGTAGGGATTAGAAATGCGGGGGGCCGGATTCGAACCGACGAACCCCTTCGGGAAAGGATCTCTCAGAGCCTTTTTCTTTCTCTTTTTCAAAGAGAGAAAAAAACGTTCGTGAAAAGAAAGAGAAATACAGGGTATTCCGAAGGAATACCTTTAGAAATCGTAGGATTGCCTTACGGCAATCTACGAAAGAGGTCACGTTAGCAACCTTCGTGTTCTTAAGGGGTTGCATAGCAGCCCCTTACTTCTTTTTCTTTTCCGCCAGTCGCTTTTCTTTTTCTTCTAAAGAAAAAGAAAAGGGCTGCGGGCAAGTTTAAATATTACTTTAGAGATATGTAATTTTTGGTAATTTATGGAAACGAAGAAAATAATCGAAAAGATATTAGAGCTTCGAGGCTACGCTCTTAGCGATGAAAATAATGTAATAATAGCCACAAAAGGAAACACCAGAGTTGCAATAGCATGGGTAGAGAATG
Encoded proteins:
- a CDS encoding redox-regulated ATPase YchF, which translates into the protein MLIGIVGKPNVGKSTFFSACSLAKAEIASYPFTTIKPNRGVAWVRAKCPHADFNVQCNPKNSKCKNNIRYIPVEIIDVAGLVPGAHKGRGLGNKFLDDLRQADALIHIVDAAGATDFEGNICAVGTHNPLDDVLFLEEEIAHWLKGIIAKDWKKFAREAESAQEKPESVLSKRLTGLGITEHDIKRALQSTPTSEKLKDWNDNDLINFAKHLQKVSKPIIICANKCDIAPDSNLDKLKKLDRLVIPASAESELALRRAAESKLIDYEPGSSEIKISAPEKLTDRQRKGLEFIKKVLEKFGTSGVQECIEQAVFKMLDYIVVYPVEDENKLTDKDGNVLPDAYLMKRGSTARELAYKVHTELGDKFIRAINARVKRVVGADYELHDGDVIKIIAAI